The Chryseobacterium sp. 52 genome includes a region encoding these proteins:
- a CDS encoding heme-binding domain-containing protein has protein sequence MKKIVIVLLVAFIIIQFFPIDKTNPPPTPGMDFLKIKNTPEPIAKIISTSCYDCHSNETKYPWYSGISPASWFVKNHIDEGRKHLNFSTFAVYEPKRQAHKLEECIEMIEKEEMPLESYFVGHQDAKLTAEQRKELVKYFKKVKEDTERKMLF, from the coding sequence ATGAAAAAAATAGTGATTGTCCTTCTCGTAGCATTTATCATCATACAGTTTTTTCCCATCGATAAAACCAATCCGCCACCTACTCCCGGTATGGATTTCCTGAAAATCAAAAATACCCCGGAACCTATTGCAAAGATCATCAGTACTTCATGCTATGACTGTCATTCCAATGAAACAAAATATCCATGGTACTCAGGTATTTCCCCGGCTTCATGGTTCGTTAAAAATCATATCGATGAAGGCAGAAAACATTTAAATTTCTCTACCTTTGCAGTATATGAACCCAAAAGACAGGCTCATAAACTGGAAGAATGCATAGAAATGATCGAAAAGGAAGAAATGCCTCTGGAATCTTACTTTGTGGGACATCAGGATGCGAAACTAACCGCTGAACAGCGTAAGGAACTGGTAAAATATTTCAAAAAGGTAAAAGAAGACACCGAAAGGAAAATGTTATTTTAA
- a CDS encoding RHS repeat-associated core domain-containing protein, producing MLDTSNYYPFGLNHTGGNGLNSSGFGSWQSYKYNGKELQETGMYDFGARMHMADLGRWGVIDPLAEQMRRYAPYNFAFNNPVNFIDPDGMKPMNQLKMAGESTPDASSGWTNPNWLGLGNDDSYGSSYGFGSLENTVVTATKVVSSMLAGAAIGTAIPIPIVGTILGAVGGAVVGYLIGEVVARDFGEAHDNFEK from the coding sequence ATTTTAGACACAAGCAACTACTATCCTTTTGGTTTAAACCATACGGGAGGAAACGGACTGAACAGTTCTGGCTTCGGAAGCTGGCAAAGCTATAAATACAACGGAAAAGAGCTTCAGGAAACCGGAATGTATGACTTTGGAGCCAGAATGCACATGGCTGATCTGGGGAGATGGGGTGTAATAGATCCATTGGCAGAGCAAATGAGAAGATATGCTCCTTATAATTTTGCATTTAATAATCCTGTAAACTTTATAGATCCGGATGGGATGAAACCAATGAACCAACTGAAGATGGCTGGAGAATCTACTCCGGATGCTTCTTCCGGCTGGACCAATCCAAACTGGCTGGGATTAGGAAATGATGATAGCTATGGTAGCAGCTATGGCTTTGGTTCTTTAGAAAATACAGTTGTAACTGCAACTAAAGTAGTATCAAGTATGTTAGCTGGTGCTGCAATTGGCACGGCTATTCCAATTCCAATAGTAGGTACAATTCTTGGTGCAGTTGGCGGGGCCGTGGTAGGATACCTTATAGGAGAGGTTGTTGCTCGTGATTTTGGTGAAGCACATGATAATTTTGAAAAATAA
- the katG gene encoding catalase/peroxidase HPI, which produces MENDLNDISKCPFHNGTMKKEAVAGGGTKNLDWWPEQLRVDILRQHSSLSDPMDKDFDYAEAFKSLDLEAVKKDLHALMTDSQDWWPADFGHYGPLFIRMAWHSAGTYRVGDGRGGAGAGQQRFAPLNSWPDNVSLDKARRLLWPIKQKYGKNISWADLLILTGNMALESMGFKTFGFAGGRQDVWEPDMDIYWGTEKTWLGGDLRYAHGSEGVAEKHGVLPTDDNADGDMHSRNLEKPLAAVQMGLIYVNPEGPDGNPDPIAAAKDIRDTFGRMAMNDEETVALIAGGHTFGKTHGAGPADHVGKEPEAAGIELQGLGWSSSYKSGSGTDAISSGLEVTWTETPTEWSNYFFKNLFENEWELTKSPAGAHQWVAKNGAEIIPDAFDSSKKHRPTMLTTDLSLRLDPEYEKISRHFYENPDAFADAFSRAWFKLTHRDMGPKARYLGADVPQEELIWQDPIPEVDHELVNDTDIETLKGKILNSGLSVSELVSTAWASASTFRGSDKRGGANGARIRLAPQKDWAVNTPSQLQKVLDGLEKIQKEFNDSQNGGKKISIADIIVLAGNTAVESAAKSAGYEIKVPFTSGRMDASQEQTDVESMGYLEPAADGFRNYLKRKYSVSTESLLIDKAQLLTLTAPELTVLIGGMRALDTNSDGSKHGIFTSRPGTLTTDFFVNLLDMGTQWKAISEDSELYMGTDRSTGQPKWTATRTDLVFGSNSELRAVAEVYASADAGAKFVKDFVGVWTKVMELDRFDLK; this is translated from the coding sequence ATGGAAAATGATTTAAATGACATCAGTAAATGTCCGTTCCATAACGGGACAATGAAAAAAGAAGCCGTAGCAGGCGGAGGAACGAAGAACCTTGACTGGTGGCCCGAGCAGCTGAGAGTAGATATTCTGCGTCAGCATTCATCTCTTTCAGATCCTATGGATAAGGACTTTGATTATGCTGAAGCCTTTAAAAGCCTCGATCTTGAAGCTGTAAAAAAGGATCTTCATGCATTGATGACTGATTCTCAGGACTGGTGGCCCGCTGACTTTGGTCATTACGGACCTCTTTTTATCCGTATGGCGTGGCACAGTGCTGGAACATACCGTGTAGGGGACGGCAGAGGTGGAGCAGGAGCAGGACAGCAGCGTTTTGCCCCGTTAAACAGCTGGCCGGATAATGTGAGTTTAGACAAAGCCAGAAGATTATTGTGGCCTATTAAACAGAAATACGGAAAAAATATTTCCTGGGCAGATCTTTTGATTCTTACCGGAAATATGGCTCTGGAATCTATGGGCTTTAAAACATTTGGTTTTGCAGGAGGGCGTCAAGATGTTTGGGAGCCGGATATGGATATTTACTGGGGTACGGAGAAGACCTGGCTGGGAGGTGATTTGCGTTATGCTCACGGATCAGAAGGGGTAGCGGAGAAACATGGTGTACTTCCTACTGATGATAATGCAGATGGTGATATGCATTCCAGAAATCTTGAAAAACCTCTTGCAGCTGTACAAATGGGACTTATTTATGTAAATCCTGAAGGTCCGGACGGAAATCCTGATCCTATTGCTGCTGCTAAAGATATCAGAGATACTTTTGGGCGTATGGCCATGAATGATGAAGAGACAGTGGCTTTAATTGCCGGAGGACATACTTTCGGAAAAACACACGGGGCAGGTCCTGCAGATCATGTAGGAAAAGAACCGGAAGCGGCCGGAATTGAACTTCAGGGGCTGGGGTGGAGCAGTAGTTATAAATCAGGAAGCGGAACTGATGCTATTTCCAGCGGATTGGAGGTAACCTGGACTGAAACTCCAACAGAATGGAGTAACTATTTCTTCAAGAATTTATTTGAAAACGAATGGGAGCTTACGAAAAGCCCTGCCGGAGCTCATCAGTGGGTGGCTAAAAACGGAGCGGAAATTATTCCGGATGCATTTGATTCAAGTAAAAAACACAGACCTACGATGCTTACAACGGATCTTTCATTAAGGCTGGATCCTGAATATGAAAAAATATCAAGACATTTCTATGAAAACCCTGATGCTTTTGCAGATGCATTTTCAAGAGCATGGTTTAAACTTACCCACAGAGATATGGGGCCTAAAGCAAGGTATTTAGGAGCAGATGTGCCACAGGAAGAACTGATCTGGCAGGATCCTATTCCTGAAGTAGATCATGAATTGGTTAACGACACTGATATTGAAACATTAAAAGGAAAGATTTTAAATTCAGGACTGAGTGTTTCTGAACTGGTATCAACAGCGTGGGCTTCCGCTTCTACATTTAGAGGAAGTGATAAACGTGGTGGTGCCAACGGAGCAAGAATCAGATTGGCTCCTCAGAAAGATTGGGCTGTCAACACCCCTTCGCAGCTGCAGAAAGTGTTGGATGGATTGGAAAAAATTCAGAAAGAATTCAATGATTCTCAAAACGGAGGTAAAAAAATATCAATTGCGGATATCATTGTTTTAGCAGGAAACACTGCTGTTGAAAGTGCTGCAAAATCTGCCGGATACGAGATTAAAGTACCGTTTACATCAGGAAGAATGGATGCTTCGCAGGAGCAGACTGATGTAGAATCTATGGGCTATCTGGAACCTGCGGCAGATGGATTCCGTAATTATCTGAAAAGAAAATACTCAGTATCTACCGAATCTTTATTGATCGATAAAGCACAGCTTTTAACCCTTACAGCTCCGGAACTGACCGTGCTGATAGGAGGAATGCGTGCGCTGGATACAAATTCTGACGGGTCTAAACACGGTATATTCACCAGCCGTCCGGGGACTCTTACCACCGATTTCTTCGTTAATCTTCTGGATATGGGAACACAATGGAAAGCAATTTCGGAAGATAGTGAATTGTATATGGGAACGGACCGTTCAACAGGTCAACCTAAATGGACGGCTACAAGAACAGACCTTGTATTCGGTTCCAACTCTGAACTGAGAGCGGTTGCTGAGGTATACGCCAGTGCTGATGCAGGGGCAAAATTTGTGAAAGATTTTGTGGGTGTATGGACGAAAGTGATGGAACTGGATAGATTTGACTTAAAATAA
- a CDS encoding thiol-disulfide oxidoreductase DCC family protein, producing MLENWKDKYIVFFDGDCGICNFWVQWILERDKNNKFMFASLQSDFGQKFLSERGLESKVFNTLYLWKPGHYYFIKSRAVLQIATILGGIYKLSAAGKILPVFLSDKMYDLVSKNRMKLANQKCFLPDQNQKKKFIEV from the coding sequence ATGCTGGAGAACTGGAAAGATAAATATATTGTATTTTTTGACGGAGATTGTGGAATCTGCAATTTTTGGGTACAGTGGATCCTGGAACGGGATAAGAACAACAAATTCATGTTTGCTTCTCTACAGTCTGATTTCGGGCAAAAATTCTTGTCTGAAAGAGGTTTGGAATCTAAAGTTTTCAATACATTATACCTCTGGAAACCGGGACACTATTACTTTATAAAATCACGTGCCGTCCTGCAGATTGCTACTATTTTGGGCGGAATTTACAAATTGTCTGCAGCCGGAAAAATACTGCCTGTATTTTTGAGTGATAAAATGTACGACCTTGTTTCAAAAAACAGAATGAAACTGGCCAATCAAAAATGTTTCCTTCCCGATCAGAATCAAAAGAAAAAATTTATTGAAGTCTGA
- a CDS encoding DUF6443 domain-containing protein, translating to MMKKNRITTHWVSALKKRQKSPCFSVFALLFSFTTVFAQTNLSTAENYVYTKSCMDGDCIKKSETVQYFDGLGRPIQTVAIKATPLGRDVVIPVEYDAKGRQAKSYLPVPQAATANGAIYTNPLGNASSAGYGNEKIYAEKRYDDAFTGRVSQVVPAGTAWSQKPAQMAYATNTEGEVKKYKINTHWTEGRTDSEISLLASYPANQLMKTSVTDPDGNTSTEFKNGKGQTILVRKNDGTQNVDTYYLHNEYGQLVYVIPPLALGGSAPDQTMLDKLCYQYRYDGLGRLVEKKVPGKGWEWMIYDKQDRLVGAQDAVMRTKSQWMYTKYDRFGRVTFTGINSGGDRMSEQANADAYGSNNASRTSGVFFNREGMDVYYDPNGTYPGVAWVKLLSVNYYDTYPAYSFNPAFPSAVLGESVISDTQNASVNTQAMPTLSLVKNIEDDNWTKTYAYYDKKGRSIGSYTINHLGGYTRTETELDFAGAAQQTKVYHKRLNTDTEKVISQSFDYDSQNRMIKHRHQVGSGPVEVLTENTYNELSQLSNKKVGGGLESIDYQYDIRGALTKINDPAALGTKLFGYAMKYQNPEYANVAPGKSNGNISEIDWKSASDGILKRYSYVYDPLNRLKDAIYAEPGATAPHNNNYNEHATYDLHGNIKTLRRNAFPVTGNTATMVDDLVYQYTGNRLDKVIENAMNDTGYEGGNNGIDYDDNGNMITMKDKGMQSIGYNFLSQPDQYAITQATVLGTNSYSLNYLYRADGTKLRKTYFKPSSGRGSSDTTRMTDYLDGFQYSYFEGGGPCLTCRTETAFEMQAYKNISELPGIGGPPEWKLDFVPTAEGFYSFTENRYIYQYKDHLGNTRVSFARNSAGAPEILDTSNYYPFGLNHTGGNGLNSSGFGSWQSYKYNGKELQETGMYDFGARMYMADLGRWGVIDPLAEQMRRYSPYNFAFNNPISFIDPDGMAPRQFAMAGDSRPDAYSGDNNPNWLGLGNSGGSYGQLETSIGGGGNVYQTDEGTVYTGSAAKDAFSALMSGNTKPPRSSFWKRAGNFIRGFFGGNKGAGITSIAAGATISRTGIQIGEIAFEGYELSTVGSVLRGFASTGTMTLGAILYPTMIKEPEFNWTRDLPLDVPVTTTGEPQDPNLYLYRIMKNVNGMPMVGDGLDKLGLRDRDINNVPSSTMITPLFPNGLSVTVGYGSIIPPNVPDFTNGKGTLFKISASSLISYGLVGLPVPNPKIPNYGQIRPAVPMNVGTFRALIYSTSPAWQPIK from the coding sequence ATGATGAAAAAAAACAGAATAACAACACATTGGGTTTCAGCATTGAAAAAGAGGCAAAAGAGCCCCTGTTTTTCAGTCTTCGCTCTTCTCTTTTCATTCACTACCGTTTTTGCACAGACGAATCTCAGTACCGCAGAGAACTATGTCTATACCAAAAGCTGTATGGATGGGGACTGTATTAAGAAATCAGAAACCGTTCAGTATTTTGACGGATTGGGAAGACCCATTCAAACGGTTGCTATCAAAGCCACCCCATTGGGAAGAGATGTGGTCATCCCTGTAGAATATGATGCAAAAGGGAGACAGGCGAAAAGCTACCTTCCCGTTCCTCAGGCTGCTACTGCGAATGGAGCCATCTATACCAATCCTTTGGGAAATGCTTCCTCCGCAGGGTACGGAAATGAAAAGATCTATGCTGAAAAACGCTATGACGATGCCTTCACGGGCAGAGTAAGTCAGGTGGTTCCTGCCGGAACTGCCTGGTCACAAAAACCGGCTCAGATGGCTTATGCAACCAATACAGAGGGTGAAGTAAAAAAATATAAGATAAACACCCATTGGACAGAAGGGAGAACTGATTCAGAGATTTCCCTGTTGGCTTCTTATCCTGCGAACCAGCTGATGAAAACTTCTGTAACGGATCCGGACGGAAATACTTCCACGGAATTCAAAAATGGTAAAGGACAGACGATACTGGTAAGAAAAAATGACGGTACCCAGAATGTGGATACTTATTACCTCCACAATGAATATGGTCAGTTGGTATATGTTATTCCACCATTGGCTCTGGGAGGTTCAGCGCCTGATCAGACGATGCTGGACAAGCTGTGTTACCAGTACCGCTATGACGGGCTGGGCAGACTGGTAGAGAAAAAGGTCCCGGGAAAAGGCTGGGAATGGATGATCTACGATAAGCAGGACCGCCTTGTGGGAGCTCAGGATGCTGTTATGAGAACCAAAAGCCAGTGGATGTATACCAAATACGACAGGTTCGGAAGAGTGACTTTTACAGGAATTAACTCAGGAGGAGACAGAATGTCTGAGCAGGCGAATGCTGATGCTTATGGAAGTAATAACGCAAGCAGAACTTCAGGTGTCTTCTTTAACCGTGAGGGTATGGATGTCTATTATGATCCCAATGGAACCTATCCGGGTGTAGCGTGGGTAAAGCTTCTCTCGGTTAATTATTACGATACCTATCCTGCCTACAGCTTCAATCCGGCATTTCCTTCTGCAGTATTGGGAGAATCTGTTATCAGCGATACACAGAATGCTTCCGTTAATACCCAGGCTATGCCTACCCTAAGCCTTGTGAAAAATATTGAGGATGACAACTGGACCAAAACGTATGCCTACTATGATAAAAAAGGAAGATCAATAGGTTCCTATACCATTAATCATTTGGGTGGATATACCAGAACGGAGACTGAACTGGATTTTGCAGGCGCAGCCCAACAGACGAAAGTATACCACAAAAGGCTCAACACAGATACCGAAAAGGTGATCTCTCAGAGCTTTGATTATGACAGCCAGAACCGAATGATAAAACACCGTCACCAGGTAGGCAGCGGACCTGTAGAAGTGCTTACGGAAAACACCTATAATGAGCTCTCACAGCTTTCTAATAAAAAAGTGGGTGGTGGCCTGGAAAGCATAGATTATCAGTATGACATCCGTGGGGCACTGACCAAAATCAATGACCCTGCTGCTTTAGGAACAAAGCTTTTTGGGTATGCAATGAAATACCAGAATCCGGAATATGCAAACGTAGCTCCGGGGAAAAGCAATGGGAATATTTCAGAAATAGACTGGAAGTCTGCTTCAGATGGGATCCTTAAAAGATATTCTTATGTATACGACCCGCTGAACAGGCTGAAAGATGCTATCTATGCAGAGCCCGGTGCAACGGCGCCCCACAACAATAATTACAATGAGCATGCGACCTATGATCTGCACGGCAATATCAAAACCTTGCGGAGAAATGCTTTCCCGGTAACAGGAAATACGGCTACCATGGTAGATGACCTGGTGTATCAGTACACCGGAAACCGCCTGGATAAGGTCATTGAAAATGCCATGAACGATACGGGATACGAAGGGGGAAACAATGGGATTGATTATGATGACAATGGCAATATGATCACGATGAAAGATAAAGGGATGCAGAGCATTGGCTATAATTTCCTAAGCCAGCCTGATCAATATGCCATTACACAGGCCACTGTTTTAGGAACCAACTCCTACAGTCTTAATTATCTGTACCGCGCCGACGGAACAAAGCTTAGAAAAACCTATTTCAAGCCATCAAGCGGAAGAGGGTCTTCAGATACCACCCGTATGACCGATTATTTAGACGGTTTCCAGTATTCTTATTTTGAAGGTGGTGGCCCATGTCTGACCTGTAGAACGGAGACGGCCTTTGAAATGCAGGCTTATAAAAACATCAGTGAGCTTCCCGGAATTGGCGGCCCACCGGAGTGGAAGCTTGATTTTGTACCTACCGCAGAAGGGTTTTACAGTTTCACCGAAAACCGGTATATTTACCAGTATAAAGACCATTTAGGAAATACAAGGGTAAGTTTCGCCAGAAACAGCGCAGGTGCTCCTGAAATTTTAGACACAAGCAACTACTATCCTTTTGGATTAAACCATACAGGAGGAAACGGACTGAACAGCTCTGGCTTCGGAAGCTGGCAAAGCTATAAATACAACGGAAAAGAGCTTCAGGAAACCGGAATGTATGACTTTGGAGCCAGAATGTACATGGCTGATCTGGGGAGATGGGGCGTAATAGATCCATTGGCAGAGCAAATGAGAAGGTATTCTCCTTATAATTTTGCATTTAACAATCCTATTAGCTTTATAGATCCGGATGGGATGGCTCCAAGACAATTTGCAATGGCCGGAGATTCCCGGCCTGATGCATATTCAGGAGATAATAACCCAAACTGGTTAGGTTTGGGAAATAGCGGAGGTAGTTATGGACAGTTAGAAACATCTATTGGTGGTGGAGGTAATGTTTATCAAACTGATGAGGGAACTGTGTATACAGGAAGTGCTGCTAAAGATGCTTTTTCAGCTTTAATGTCTGGTAATACAAAACCTCCAAGATCTAGTTTTTGGAAACGGGCTGGTAATTTCATAAGGGGTTTTTTTGGAGGTAACAAAGGCGCTGGAATTACAAGTATTGCAGCTGGGGCAACAATTTCCAGAACTGGTATACAAATTGGAGAGATTGCGTTTGAAGGTTATGAATTGTCAACAGTAGGAAGTGTACTCAGAGGATTTGCCTCTACAGGAACTATGACTTTAGGAGCTATTTTATACCCTACAATGATCAAAGAACCGGAATTTAACTGGACAAGAGATTTGCCATTGGATGTACCTGTAACTACCACTGGCGAACCACAAGATCCAAATTTATATTTATATAGAATTATGAAGAATGTGAATGGCATGCCTATGGTTGGAGATGGTTTAGATAAACTAGGCTTACGAGATAGAGATATTAATAATGTTCCTAGCTCTACCATGATAACACCTCTTTTCCCAAATGGTTTATCCGTTACCGTAGGCTATGGTAGTATTATACCACCTAATGTGCCTGATTTTACTAACGGAAAAGGAACACTTTTTAAAATATCCGCAAGCTCTTTAATATCTTATGGCTTGGTAGGATTACCTGTTCCAAATCCTAAAATTCCAAATTATGGACAAATACGCCCTGCAGTTCCTATGAATGTGGGAACATTTAGAGCATTAATTTACAGTACTAGCCCAGCTTGGCAACCTATAAAATAA
- a CDS encoding T9SS type A sorting domain-containing protein: MKRIYSGACILCTILGLSAQEVLWQKDIKSSTQDFLSQVTTTIDQQYLITGSSIQTQKLSTENKQNNGYDFHLVKLNQQGDQVWEKYFSGNNHDYLSASVATQEGGFLLAGTSYSGKGLDKKEDSKGGSDIWLIRLNEFGDEIWQKTLGTSSDEEARSVIQSTDLGFFVAGNVQNSSKGYGSKDVLITRLDKNGKIISETILGGKGLDEVEKMIPTRDGGALLGVYSRSSEVRVPASTDKTTAATLYPVSRTQKSTENFGEGDYWIVKLNKDGKVEWEKNFGGKGDDHIRTLALTSAGYIIGGESRSERSGNKTVGIEEGTDLWLISLNERGEEIWQKSYNFKNRDILMGMSVIQSQDSRAKNQDLTKGILLGGYTQAEGSPSSSLRMETDDEKFWMLYLDQDGNEQWRKHVKGETSKKQERLSDIKLNRDGSIILAGTSAEELGKENWKIVKLGDSQINKLIEKQDIKIYPNPVSDYAYVEIGFDFKEADILLYDMGGRQLQSLKTKNKVTKINTQNLIQGAYLVTIKTDTNKTANAKLIKK, from the coding sequence ATGAAGAGAATCTATTCTGGTGCATGTATTCTATGTACCATTCTTGGGCTTTCTGCCCAGGAAGTATTATGGCAGAAAGATATCAAATCCAGTACGCAGGATTTTCTAAGCCAGGTGACCACCACCATCGATCAGCAATACCTTATCACAGGGAGCTCGATCCAAACCCAGAAACTTTCAACGGAAAATAAACAAAACAACGGCTACGATTTTCATTTGGTAAAACTGAACCAACAGGGCGATCAGGTCTGGGAAAAATACTTTTCAGGAAATAACCATGATTACCTTTCTGCTTCCGTAGCCACACAAGAAGGCGGATTTCTGTTAGCCGGAACCTCTTACTCAGGAAAAGGACTCGATAAAAAAGAAGACTCCAAAGGCGGATCAGATATCTGGCTGATCAGACTCAATGAATTTGGGGACGAAATTTGGCAGAAAACATTAGGGACATCTTCTGACGAAGAAGCCAGATCTGTCATTCAAAGTACAGATCTTGGATTCTTTGTGGCAGGCAATGTTCAGAACTCTTCTAAAGGCTATGGTTCCAAAGATGTTTTAATCACCAGACTGGATAAAAATGGGAAAATTATTTCCGAAACTATCTTAGGCGGAAAAGGTCTGGATGAAGTAGAGAAAATGATTCCTACACGTGATGGCGGAGCCTTATTGGGTGTCTATTCCAGAAGTTCTGAAGTTCGGGTTCCTGCATCCACAGACAAGACTACTGCAGCAACTCTTTATCCTGTATCACGCACCCAGAAATCCACCGAAAACTTCGGAGAAGGCGATTACTGGATCGTGAAGCTTAACAAAGACGGAAAAGTGGAATGGGAAAAGAACTTTGGAGGAAAAGGAGACGATCATATCAGAACACTGGCTTTAACATCAGCGGGATATATCATTGGTGGAGAATCCAGATCCGAAAGATCCGGAAATAAAACCGTTGGCATAGAAGAGGGCACAGACCTATGGCTTATCTCTCTAAATGAAAGAGGCGAAGAGATCTGGCAGAAATCCTACAATTTCAAAAACAGGGATATTTTAATGGGGATGAGTGTTATTCAGAGCCAGGATTCAAGAGCCAAGAACCAGGACCTGACCAAAGGAATTTTACTGGGAGGTTACACCCAAGCAGAAGGCAGTCCTTCGTCTTCGCTCAGGATGGAGACTGATGATGAAAAGTTTTGGATGCTGTATCTGGATCAGGATGGAAATGAGCAGTGGAGAAAACATGTGAAAGGGGAAACTTCTAAAAAGCAGGAAAGACTATCAGATATTAAGCTGAATAGAGATGGCTCCATTATTCTGGCAGGAACAAGCGCAGAGGAACTTGGAAAAGAGAACTGGAAGATTGTAAAGCTGGGAGACAGTCAGATTAACAAACTAATCGAAAAACAGGACATCAAGATCTATCCGAATCCGGTATCAGACTATGCTTACGTGGAAATAGGGTTTGATTTTAAAGAAGCTGATATTCTGCTGTATGATATGGGCGGAAGACAGCTTCAGAGCTTGAAAACTAAGAATAAAGTAACGAAGATTAACACCCAGAATCTGATTCAGGGGGCTTATCTGGTGACGATAAAAACTGACACCAATAAAACAGCAAATGCTAAACTGATCAAGAAATAA
- a CDS encoding STM3941 family protein — protein sequence MKINKKSFKIVSILVLVAILFVCCVVAIQNPEKYTFALLPSKYLVATLSILGIITIIYLSKFLIRLISTKNAFFEINEKGIYNGLGFTKEKQIEWNNIEEIDIINYKGIQRIRVKLYNNRPFIENTDFITKFILKQTINDLGTPIIIDNTYLKCSFEDLSGIIFEYWEKYKKEFI from the coding sequence ATGAAAATAAATAAAAAATCCTTTAAAATAGTGAGTATTTTAGTATTAGTAGCTATTTTATTTGTATGTTGTGTGGTAGCAATTCAAAATCCTGAGAAATATACATTTGCATTGTTACCTTCAAAATATTTAGTGGCAACTCTTTCTATTCTTGGTATAATAACTATAATATATTTATCGAAATTTTTAATAAGATTAATTTCTACCAAAAATGCTTTTTTTGAAATTAATGAAAAGGGAATATATAATGGACTAGGTTTTACAAAAGAAAAGCAAATTGAATGGAATAATATTGAAGAGATAGATATTATTAACTATAAAGGGATACAACGAATTAGAGTTAAATTGTATAATAATCGCCCTTTTATTGAAAATACAGATTTCATAACAAAATTTATATTGAAACAAACTATTAACGATTTAGGAACTCCGATTATAATTGATAATACTTATTTAAAATGTTCTTTTGAAGATTTAAGTGGGATTATTTTTGAATATTGGGAGAAATATAAAAAAGAATTTATTTAA